In one Dunckerocampus dactyliophorus isolate RoL2022-P2 chromosome 9, RoL_Ddac_1.1, whole genome shotgun sequence genomic region, the following are encoded:
- the cfap210 gene encoding cilia- and flagella- associated protein 210, translated as MASVVQHGRRRGSSMSVSPAEDSSGTIQPPDLHQVTILSKADWLRIQGKIKGVDKEKESMMEAMRQRELLQQKSKEMAKLWPNTLACQRQKKLEAKKIRDQMEEDKRNRIDMEEAKYREEQRKEAIEKAKRQLYYQTERVKGLHRALLLTEVLKEREAQMELKQRRKSASKELDKEYVEMMKAREDEALKREQERKQEKRLERQAVAEDLKKQIEENQLAREQQKLQTKKDGEEIQRLQELHQWELKLEEETQAKQKSEFMQAQLEHLAQRDISKAADTEQQEAEEAQRKLFLSAKEKMVKLRRDKEQELLKEVQNRREKIMDKLAMAQQEQTEQQEQRLAKAVAEQDAKRMQQQWEEEERRAAMMKSITAHREHMVQEKESDDSMRKEKERAALQAKKEADRIFSEEQKLKAQNTRQELQKLQGFNACQMVEKQARRQQVRRAEHGFEAKNLELLAEEEKAFEKYSLEVVQAAAAAQRSVLPLYKAVREGVACGPSFPGARPRYLVQDTSGAEMPKYISATTRGIKEIHEVVDIEEAKKRLGFMW; from the exons ATGGCGTCAGTGGTTCAACATGGCCGACGGAGAGGATCCAGTATGAGTG TCTCTCCAGCAGAGGACAGCAGTGGCACCATCCAGCCTCCAGATCTCCATCAGGTCACCATCTTATCCAAGGCAGACTGGCTGAGGATCCAGGGCAAAATCAAGGGTGTGGACAAGGAGAAGGAGAGCATGATGGAGGCCATGAGGCAGAGAGAACTTCTCCAACAGAAGTCCAAAGAGATGGCCAAGCTGTGGCCCAACACCCTCGCT TGTCAAAGACAGAAGAAGCTGGAGGCGAAGAAGATCCGGGACCAGATGGAGGAGGACAAAAGGAACCGGATCGACATGGAAGAGGCCAAATACCGAGAGGAACAGCGCAAAGAGGCCATCGAGAAGGCAAAGCGGCAGCTGTACTATCAAACAGAGCGCGTCAAAGGACTACAC CGTGCACTCTTGCTAACAGAGGTTCTGAAGGAAAGGGAGGCCCAAATGGAGCTGAAGCAAAGAAGAAAGAGTGCCTCCAAAGAGCTTGACAAAGAATATGTGGAGATGATGAAGGCCAGAGAGGATGAGGCTTTGAAAAGAGAGCAGGAGAGAAAACAAGAGAAAAGACTGGAAAGACAGGCTGTTGCAGAGGACCTGAAGAAGCA GATAGAGGAAAATCAGCTCGCAAGAGAACAACAGAAGCTCCAGACCAAGAAGGACGGCGAGGAGATCCAACGCCTTCAAGAGCTCCATCAGTGGGAGCTCAAGCTGGAGGAGGAGACGCAAGCCAAGCAGAAGAGCGAATTCATGCAAGCTCAGCTG GAGCATCTTGCTCAAAGAGACATCTCAAAGGCGGCTGATACGGAACAACAGGAGGCGGAGGAAGCCCAAAGAAAGCTTTTCCTGTCTGCAAAGGAGAAAATGGTGAAGTTGAGAAGGGACAAAGAACAGGAGTTGCTCAA AGAGGTCCAGAATCGCAGAGAGAAGATCATGGACAAACTAGCAATGGCTCAGCAGGAGCAGACGGAGCAGCAGGAGCAGCGGCTGGCCAAGGCTGTGGCAGAGCAGGATGCAAAGAGGATGCAGCAAcagtgggaggaggaggagcggaGGGCGGCGATGATGAAGTCAATCACAGCACATCGGGAACACATG GTCCAGGAAAAGGAAAGCGATGACTCCATGAGAAAGGAGAAGGAAAGAGCAGCGCTGCAGGCAAAGAAAGAAGCTGACAGGATATTCTCAGAGGAACAGAAACTAAAGGCGCAGAACACCAGACAGGAGCTTCAGAAGTTACAAGGTTTCAATGCATGCCAGATG GTGGAGAAACAGGCCAGGCGGCAACAAGTGAGGAGAGCAGAACACGGGTTTGAAGCAAAGAACCTCGAGCTCCTTGCTGAAGAGGAGAAAGCTTTTGAGAAGTACTCCTTGGAGGTGGTCCAAGCAGCAGCCGCCGCTCAGCGCAGCGTCCTTCCACTTTACAAGGCCGTGAGGGAGGGGGTCGCATGCGGTCCCAGTTTTCCCGGAGCGAGACCTCGCTACCTTGTTCAAGACACGAGTGGCGCTGAAATGCCGAAATACATCTCAGCCACCACGCGGGGTATCAAGGAGATTCATGAGGTTGTAGATATTGAAGAGGCAAAGAAGAGGCTTGGGTTTATGTGGTGA